One region of Rana temporaria chromosome 9, aRanTem1.1, whole genome shotgun sequence genomic DNA includes:
- the LOC120913518 gene encoding uncharacterized protein LOC120913518 isoform X1: protein MDYGLKTLLLLALCTLAAKTEENNVLEEEQGALAVEKTTIAADLSPEYRTITLNVTICIPKYANNDTKIIRTSQDIISGNTFRSIVGAAKPGPKTPCNITSCMLDKVPELAVYVFKEDPEKQLICSTNVTNENLFVTINASTSEISITPKKESGTLNSALVSVDVVAERIEGLSFSSGDSDMSFVIKVKQLWIPTTKTVPTTIHFTSPTTKKVVVETTSNVTSKQTTNPKVRNSTITQETSQKPVVTSSKAKPTNEKPSVAPVVSKASSLGHEALWGMMLLVLKQIFLN from the exons ATGGACTACGGACTGAAAACCCTCTTGCTGTTGGCTCTCTGCACTCTTG CAGCAAAGACTGAAGAAAACAATGTACTAGAAGAAGAACAAGGGGCACTGGCCGTTGAGAAGACAACAATAGCTGCCGATCTGTCACCTGAATATAGGACCATCACACTGAATGTTACAATCTGTATTCCAAAATATGCAAACAATGATACAAAGATTATTAGGACAAGTCAAGATATAATATCGGGAAACACATTCCGTTCTATTGTAGGAGCGGCAAAGCCTGGACCAAAAACTCCATGTAACATTACTTCTTGTATGCTAGACAAAGTGCCAGAGCTGGCTGTGTATGTTttcaaagaagatccggaaaaacAGTTAATTTGTTCCACCAATGTTACGAATGAGAACTTATTTGTGACAATAAATGCCAGCACTAGTGAGATCTCTATAACACCAAAAAAGGAATCAGGGACATTAAACAGCGCATTGGTTTCTGTAGATGTTGTCGCAGAACGCATAGAAGGCTTGAGTTTTTCTTCAGGTGATTCTGACATGTCCTTTGTCATAAAAGTTAAACAACTGTGGATTCCCACAACCAAAACTGTTCCCACCACCATACATTTTACCAGTCCAACTACTAAAAAAGTAGTTGTGGAGACCACAAGTAATGTGACCAGTAAACAGACCACAAATCCAAAAGTGAGAAACAGCACCATTACCCAAGAAACCAGCCAAAAACCAGTTGTAACCAGTTCTAAAGCCAAACCAACAAATGAGAAACCATCAGTGGCACCAGTTGTCAGCAAAGCATCCAGTCTGG GTCATGAAGCCTTGTGGGGAATGATGCTGCTGGTTCTGAAGCAAATATTTCTGAACTGA
- the LOC120913518 gene encoding uncharacterized protein LOC120913518 isoform X2 translates to MDYGLKTLLLLALCTLAKTEENNVLEEEQGALAVEKTTIAADLSPEYRTITLNVTICIPKYANNDTKIIRTSQDIISGNTFRSIVGAAKPGPKTPCNITSCMLDKVPELAVYVFKEDPEKQLICSTNVTNENLFVTINASTSEISITPKKESGTLNSALVSVDVVAERIEGLSFSSGDSDMSFVIKVKQLWIPTTKTVPTTIHFTSPTTKKVVVETTSNVTSKQTTNPKVRNSTITQETSQKPVVTSSKAKPTNEKPSVAPVVSKASSLGHEALWGMMLLVLKQIFLN, encoded by the exons ATGGACTACGGACTGAAAACCCTCTTGCTGTTGGCTCTCTGCACTCTTG CAAAGACTGAAGAAAACAATGTACTAGAAGAAGAACAAGGGGCACTGGCCGTTGAGAAGACAACAATAGCTGCCGATCTGTCACCTGAATATAGGACCATCACACTGAATGTTACAATCTGTATTCCAAAATATGCAAACAATGATACAAAGATTATTAGGACAAGTCAAGATATAATATCGGGAAACACATTCCGTTCTATTGTAGGAGCGGCAAAGCCTGGACCAAAAACTCCATGTAACATTACTTCTTGTATGCTAGACAAAGTGCCAGAGCTGGCTGTGTATGTTttcaaagaagatccggaaaaacAGTTAATTTGTTCCACCAATGTTACGAATGAGAACTTATTTGTGACAATAAATGCCAGCACTAGTGAGATCTCTATAACACCAAAAAAGGAATCAGGGACATTAAACAGCGCATTGGTTTCTGTAGATGTTGTCGCAGAACGCATAGAAGGCTTGAGTTTTTCTTCAGGTGATTCTGACATGTCCTTTGTCATAAAAGTTAAACAACTGTGGATTCCCACAACCAAAACTGTTCCCACCACCATACATTTTACCAGTCCAACTACTAAAAAAGTAGTTGTGGAGACCACAAGTAATGTGACCAGTAAACAGACCACAAATCCAAAAGTGAGAAACAGCACCATTACCCAAGAAACCAGCCAAAAACCAGTTGTAACCAGTTCTAAAGCCAAACCAACAAATGAGAAACCATCAGTGGCACCAGTTGTCAGCAAAGCATCCAGTCTGG GTCATGAAGCCTTGTGGGGAATGATGCTGCTGGTTCTGAAGCAAATATTTCTGAACTGA